One genomic segment of Chitinophaga sancti includes these proteins:
- a CDS encoding tetratricopeptide repeat protein encodes MRKNNLTYHLLLTGMFLCICSYSFAQNGNKYIRKGNELYEKKQYTDAEANYKKALDVNQASVEGRYNLGNSMYEQKRYDDARAQYLNSFKMAPNKAQKADASYNIGNTFMEGKKWEESIKAYKEALKMNPSDEQARYNLAYAQAMLKKQNQGGGDNKNNKDQQNKDKKQDKKDQNKDNKDSQDKKEQNKDQQNKDNKDQQNKDKKDQNKDQNKDQQDEKPQPQPSKLDKQEAERYLQALGQEEKKLQDKMKKAKGQIVPVDKDW; translated from the coding sequence ATGAGAAAAAATAACCTGACATATCACCTGTTGCTGACTGGCATGTTCCTCTGCATTTGTAGCTATTCCTTCGCTCAGAATGGTAATAAGTACATCCGTAAAGGCAATGAACTGTATGAAAAAAAGCAATATACCGATGCTGAAGCCAACTATAAGAAAGCCCTGGATGTAAACCAGGCATCTGTTGAAGGCAGGTATAACCTGGGTAACTCCATGTACGAGCAAAAACGCTACGACGATGCCCGCGCTCAATACCTGAACAGCTTCAAGATGGCGCCAAACAAAGCACAGAAAGCGGATGCCAGCTACAACATCGGGAACACCTTTATGGAAGGAAAGAAATGGGAAGAAAGCATTAAGGCTTATAAAGAAGCCCTGAAGATGAACCCGTCCGATGAACAGGCGCGTTACAACCTTGCCTATGCCCAGGCCATGCTGAAAAAACAAAACCAGGGCGGCGGCGATAACAAGAATAACAAAGACCAGCAAAACAAGGACAAGAAACAAGACAAGAAAGATCAGAACAAAGACAATAAGGATAGCCAGGATAAAAAGGAGCAGAACAAAGATCAACAGAACAAGGATAATAAAGACCAGCAGAATAAAGACAAAAAAGATCAGAACAAAGACCAGAATAAAGATCAGCAGGATGAAAAACCGCAACCGCAACCCAGCAAACTGGACAAGCAGGAAGCAGAACGATACCTGCAGGCTTTAGGTCAGGAGGAGAAGAAACTGCAGGACAAAATGAAAAAAGCCAAAGGACAGATTGTGCCAGTTGATAAGGATTGGTGA
- a CDS encoding penicillin-binding transpeptidase domain-containing protein, whose protein sequence is MMKQTAWLLLLMAILVNACAPNNVHIQKEWEKYFTDNKVEGTFMLFDNGQGSFKVYNIDRAKERFLPASTFKIFNTLVGLETGAIKDTATVIPWNGVRHEGADSVWDRDLSLQQAFHLSAVPYFQEVARRITQPVMQHWLDTVKYGNMKISRIDTFWLDNSLRISPDEELGFVKKLYFDELPFHKLTMQWTRAVMLMEKTPKYELSYKTGWGQEGKKQIGWMVGWIEENGHPAFFTLNLETDNSNIDMEKVRMNITKSILQDAGYMEGHK, encoded by the coding sequence ATGATGAAACAAACCGCTTGGCTGCTACTGCTGATGGCGATCCTGGTGAATGCCTGCGCACCGAACAACGTACATATTCAGAAAGAATGGGAAAAGTACTTTACCGATAATAAGGTAGAAGGCACCTTTATGTTGTTTGACAACGGACAAGGCTCTTTTAAAGTATACAATATCGACCGCGCTAAAGAACGCTTCCTGCCGGCTTCCACCTTCAAGATCTTCAATACCCTCGTAGGCCTGGAAACCGGTGCTATCAAGGATACTGCTACTGTCATTCCCTGGAATGGCGTACGCCACGAAGGCGCTGATTCTGTATGGGACCGTGACCTGAGCCTGCAACAGGCTTTCCACCTATCAGCTGTTCCTTACTTTCAGGAAGTGGCCCGCCGTATTACCCAACCTGTGATGCAACACTGGCTGGATACCGTAAAATATGGCAATATGAAAATAAGCCGTATTGACACCTTCTGGCTGGACAATAGCCTCCGCATTTCCCCCGATGAGGAACTGGGCTTTGTAAAGAAACTGTACTTCGACGAGCTGCCTTTTCATAAGCTGACCATGCAATGGACACGTGCTGTGATGCTGATGGAAAAAACACCTAAGTACGAACTGAGCTACAAAACCGGCTGGGGCCAGGAAGGCAAAAAACAAATTGGCTGGATGGTAGGCTGGATCGAAGAAAACGGACATCCTGCCTTCTTTACACTCAATCTCGAAACAGATAATTCGAACATTGACATGGAAAAAGTGAGAATGAATATCACAAAAAGTATTCTCCAGGATGCCGGTTATATGGAAGGACACAAATAA
- a CDS encoding outer membrane beta-barrel protein — translation MKCKVLRCLILLLFICAGVHAQTADTIQVKGLIIVQGKDAKGKRIFKVYNDTAYARTQLKRNLQTRWFVLDLGYNNYIDRSDYNGAAAYALYGSPSDIYFDELNKSYTYSAAGLNTLAPRTGSSPLTPSEFKLIAGKSVNVNIWLFQQRLNIYRHKLNLIYSLGVEMNNYRFARNITYVPGYPTTIMRDTVSFSKNKLFVEYLSVPVMLNYNSNPTRPSRAFKMSMGVMGGYLVKARTKQISKERGKVKKVDDFNLNKWRLSITGDVGYGPVKLYGNFALTPLHDYGLEQYPFSVGLRFNGF, via the coding sequence ATGAAGTGTAAAGTATTACGCTGTTTAATTTTATTGCTTTTCATCTGCGCGGGTGTTCATGCCCAGACAGCCGATACCATCCAGGTGAAAGGATTGATTATTGTACAGGGAAAAGATGCCAAAGGCAAGCGCATCTTTAAAGTGTATAATGATACTGCATATGCACGTACTCAACTAAAACGCAATTTACAGACACGTTGGTTCGTTTTGGATCTGGGATATAACAACTATATAGACCGGAGTGATTATAACGGGGCGGCTGCGTACGCATTGTATGGTTCACCCAGCGATATATATTTTGATGAGCTGAATAAGTCATACACCTATTCCGCAGCCGGGTTGAATACCCTGGCACCCAGAACGGGGAGTTCACCACTCACACCATCAGAGTTTAAGCTGATTGCCGGTAAGTCGGTAAATGTCAATATCTGGTTGTTCCAGCAGCGGCTGAACATATACAGACATAAGCTGAACCTGATTTATTCGCTGGGGGTAGAAATGAACAACTACCGTTTTGCCCGTAATATTACTTATGTTCCTGGTTACCCTACTACTATTATGAGGGATACTGTGAGCTTTTCAAAGAATAAGCTGTTTGTAGAATATTTGAGTGTGCCTGTCATGTTGAATTATAACAGCAATCCAACCCGCCCTTCACGTGCTTTTAAAATGAGCATGGGGGTTATGGGAGGCTACCTTGTAAAAGCCCGTACAAAGCAGATCAGCAAGGAACGGGGAAAAGTAAAGAAAGTTGACGATTTTAACCTTAATAAATGGAGACTCAGTATTACCGGAGATGTGGGATATGGTCCTGTTAAGCTGTATGGCAACTTTGCATTGACGCCATTACATGATTACGGTCTTGAGCAATACCCATTTTCAGTAGGGTTACGCTTCAATGGTTTTTAA
- the kbl gene encoding glycine C-acetyltransferase yields the protein MNEKFIARLQEELNEIQTAGLFKNERIITSEQGAEIQVGGNIVLNFCANNYLGLSSNPRVVQAAKDAIDTHGYGMSSVRFICGTQDIHRELEQKLAQFLGTEETILYVAAFDANGGVFEPLFNEQDAIISDALNHASIIDGVRLCKAQRYRYEHNNMADLEAKLQETAGLRSRIIVTDGSFSMDGTIAQLDKICDLADKYDAIVMIDESHSSGFLGKTGRGTHEYRNVMGRIDIITGTLGKALGGASGGFTSGKKEIIDMLRQRSRPYLFSNSVAPSIVGASIAVLDMLSSTTELRDKLEYNTKYFRTKMTEAGFDIRPGDHPIVPVMLYDAVLSQQFAEKLLKEGIYVIGFFFPVVAKGQARIRVQLSAAHEQAHLDKAIAAFTKVGKELGVIK from the coding sequence ATGAACGAAAAATTCATTGCCCGCCTGCAGGAGGAACTAAATGAGATCCAAACTGCTGGCCTTTTTAAAAACGAAAGGATCATCACCTCTGAACAAGGTGCAGAAATCCAGGTAGGTGGCAATATTGTCCTCAACTTTTGCGCCAATAACTACCTCGGCCTTTCCAGTAACCCCCGGGTGGTACAGGCTGCAAAAGATGCGATCGATACACATGGATATGGAATGAGCAGCGTGCGCTTTATATGTGGCACCCAGGATATTCATCGGGAATTAGAGCAAAAACTCGCACAATTCCTTGGTACAGAAGAAACTATCTTATACGTTGCAGCTTTTGATGCTAACGGTGGTGTATTCGAACCCCTGTTCAACGAGCAGGATGCTATCATCTCCGACGCCCTCAACCACGCTTCTATTATAGATGGCGTTCGTCTGTGTAAAGCACAGCGTTACCGCTATGAACATAATAATATGGCTGACCTCGAGGCTAAACTACAGGAAACTGCCGGCCTTCGCAGCCGTATCATTGTCACAGATGGCTCTTTCAGCATGGACGGCACCATTGCCCAGCTCGATAAGATCTGTGACCTGGCAGATAAATATGATGCCATCGTGATGATCGACGAAAGCCACTCTTCCGGCTTCCTGGGCAAAACCGGCCGCGGTACCCACGAATACAGAAATGTAATGGGCCGTATCGATATCATCACTGGTACCCTTGGTAAAGCATTGGGTGGTGCCTCCGGTGGTTTCACTAGCGGTAAAAAAGAGATCATCGACATGCTCCGTCAGCGTAGCCGTCCATACCTCTTCTCCAACTCCGTTGCTCCCAGCATCGTAGGCGCTTCCATCGCCGTACTGGATATGCTGAGTTCTACAACCGAACTCCGTGATAAACTGGAATACAACACCAAATACTTCCGCACCAAAATGACAGAGGCCGGTTTCGACATCCGCCCAGGCGATCACCCAATCGTACCTGTAATGTTGTATGATGCCGTACTCAGCCAGCAGTTTGCCGAAAAACTGCTAAAAGAAGGCATCTATGTCATCGGCTTCTTCTTCCCGGTAGTGGCAAAAGGGCAGGCACGTATCCGCGTCCAGCTCAGTGCCGCACACGAACAAGCCCACCTGGACAAGGCAATTGCCGCCTTCACCAAGGTAGGAAAGGAATTAGGTGTGATTAAATAA
- a CDS encoding M16 family metallopeptidase — translation MLLASCIIQLVIAQQKYEWKEAKSGGYTYKYIANDPMQARFYTLKNGLTVILSVNKKDPRIQTLIGTRAGSNNDPHDHTGLAHYLEHLLFKGTEQFGSLDWAKEKPYLDKIEGLYDTYNHTTDAIARKTIYHQIDSVSGLAAKYAIANEYDKMMTGMGAQGTNAHTWVEETIYEEDIPSNAIDKYLAVQSERFKDPVFRLFHTELEAVYEEKNRGLDNDSRKSYELMLSSLFPTHNYGQQSTIGTVEHLKNPSLKAIRQFYNSYYVPNNMAIVMAGDFNPDYVIRKIDEDFAYMKSKPVPEYKAPVEAPIKAPIVKEVVGPDAENVMIAYRMPGALDTKSSVLLGVISEIMNNGKAGLLDLNVNKAQKVLSASAGVMGWKDYAVFQLSGKPKQGQTLDQVKDLLLGQLEILKKGQFDETLVKAIVNNAKLSELQGLENNNNRASSLMDGFIKHRGQNWLADVTYVDNMGKVTKQQIVDFANKYFNDNYVLLYKRKGEDKNIEKVEKPTITPVAINRNDQSAFLKKVDAIPATPVQPQWLDFDKDIQKGKAGQADVLYVQNKDNGLFRLYYRFDMGSWNNKLFPLAAQYLQFLSTDKYTSEQISREFYNIACSFTVTSGNENSVIAISGLQENFDKAVALFEHLLTHCQVNEEALAALKGRIGKSRTDSKLNKGNIMKGLANYAMYGARNPFNNALSQADLDGVTASQLTDMLHSMGNFKHTVIYYGPQSMNEMIAAVQKEHVIPASWKETPPQQKFDKIDQTKNKVLFVNYDMVQTEVNWVRNDEVYNPDKTALVSMFNGYFGGGMGSIVFQTIRESKALAYSTYAFYSTPDKKGARYSTVAYVGSQADKMNDAINGMNELLNDIPRSDKLFETARQSLKQDIETERITQDGIIFTYLADQKLGLQEDNRKKVYEKIDKITFDDVKKFHDDELANKPYTYCVVASDKRVNLDDLKKFGDVKVLTLEEVFGY, via the coding sequence ATGCTGTTAGCCAGTTGCATTATCCAACTGGTTATTGCCCAGCAGAAGTATGAATGGAAGGAGGCCAAATCTGGCGGGTATACCTATAAGTATATCGCTAATGACCCCATGCAGGCCCGATTCTATACCTTGAAAAATGGTCTGACTGTAATTTTGAGCGTCAACAAAAAAGATCCTCGTATTCAGACCCTTATAGGCACAAGAGCAGGTAGTAACAATGACCCACATGATCATACTGGTCTTGCTCACTACCTGGAACACCTTCTTTTTAAAGGCACGGAGCAATTTGGTTCTCTGGACTGGGCTAAGGAAAAACCTTACCTGGACAAGATAGAAGGTCTTTATGATACCTACAATCATACAACCGATGCTATAGCCCGTAAAACTATCTATCATCAGATAGACAGCGTATCAGGTCTGGCTGCTAAATATGCCATTGCCAACGAGTATGATAAAATGATGACCGGTATGGGTGCACAGGGAACCAACGCGCATACCTGGGTTGAAGAGACCATTTATGAGGAAGACATTCCTTCCAATGCCATTGACAAATATCTTGCTGTACAGTCAGAACGTTTTAAAGATCCTGTATTCCGTCTCTTCCACACAGAACTGGAAGCTGTATATGAAGAAAAGAACAGAGGTCTGGATAATGATAGCCGTAAGTCTTATGAGCTGATGCTGTCTTCTCTGTTCCCTACCCATAACTATGGTCAGCAGAGCACCATCGGTACGGTGGAGCACCTGAAAAATCCTTCTCTGAAAGCGATCCGTCAGTTCTACAACTCTTACTATGTGCCTAACAATATGGCCATCGTAATGGCGGGTGATTTCAATCCTGATTATGTTATCAGGAAAATTGATGAAGACTTCGCTTACATGAAGTCTAAACCAGTTCCAGAATACAAAGCTCCTGTAGAAGCGCCTATCAAAGCGCCGATTGTGAAAGAAGTAGTAGGTCCTGATGCTGAAAATGTAATGATTGCATATCGTATGCCGGGTGCATTGGATACCAAATCCTCTGTACTGCTGGGTGTAATTTCTGAAATCATGAACAATGGTAAAGCGGGTCTGCTGGATCTGAATGTGAATAAGGCACAGAAAGTACTGAGCGCCAGCGCTGGTGTAATGGGCTGGAAGGACTATGCAGTGTTCCAACTGAGTGGTAAACCTAAGCAGGGTCAAACCCTGGATCAGGTAAAAGATCTGTTATTGGGTCAGCTGGAAATTCTGAAGAAAGGTCAGTTCGACGAAACTCTGGTAAAGGCGATTGTGAACAATGCCAAACTTTCTGAATTACAGGGTCTGGAAAACAATAACAACCGTGCTAGTTCCCTGATGGATGGTTTTATCAAGCACAGGGGCCAGAACTGGCTGGCTGATGTAACCTATGTGGATAACATGGGTAAGGTAACCAAGCAGCAGATCGTAGATTTCGCCAATAAATATTTTAATGATAACTACGTACTGTTGTACAAGCGTAAAGGTGAAGACAAGAATATTGAAAAGGTAGAAAAGCCAACGATCACGCCTGTAGCAATTAACCGCAATGATCAATCTGCTTTCCTGAAAAAAGTAGATGCTATTCCGGCTACACCAGTACAACCACAGTGGCTGGATTTTGACAAGGATATTCAGAAAGGTAAGGCTGGTCAGGCAGACGTACTGTATGTGCAGAACAAAGACAATGGTCTGTTCCGTCTGTACTATCGTTTTGACATGGGTAGCTGGAACAATAAACTGTTCCCACTGGCTGCACAGTACCTGCAATTCCTGAGTACTGATAAATATACTTCGGAGCAGATCAGCAGGGAGTTCTACAACATCGCATGTAGCTTCACCGTAACTTCAGGCAATGAAAACTCTGTGATTGCTATCTCTGGTTTGCAGGAGAATTTTGATAAGGCTGTTGCCCTGTTCGAGCATCTGTTGACACATTGCCAGGTAAATGAAGAAGCACTGGCAGCACTGAAGGGTCGTATTGGTAAATCACGTACGGATAGCAAACTGAATAAAGGCAATATTATGAAAGGCCTGGCTAATTATGCAATGTATGGTGCCAGGAATCCTTTTAACAATGCGCTGAGCCAGGCTGACCTGGATGGTGTAACCGCCAGCCAGTTGACAGACATGTTGCACTCCATGGGTAACTTCAAGCACACAGTTATCTATTATGGTCCTCAGTCCATGAATGAAATGATTGCTGCTGTACAGAAAGAGCACGTGATTCCTGCTTCGTGGAAGGAAACACCTCCTCAGCAGAAATTTGATAAAATAGATCAGACTAAAAACAAGGTGCTGTTTGTAAACTATGATATGGTACAGACAGAAGTAAACTGGGTAAGGAATGATGAGGTATATAATCCTGACAAAACAGCGCTGGTAAGCATGTTCAATGGATACTTTGGTGGTGGTATGGGATCTATCGTATTCCAGACTATCCGTGAATCCAAAGCACTGGCTTATTCTACTTATGCTTTCTATTCAACACCTGATAAGAAAGGCGCACGCTATTCTACAGTTGCTTACGTAGGTAGCCAGGCAGATAAGATGAATGATGCGATCAACGGCATGAATGAATTGCTGAATGATATTCCTCGTTCTGACAAGTTGTTTGAAACAGCAAGACAGAGCCTGAAACAGGATA
- a CDS encoding VWA domain-containing protein, with protein sequence MMLRFQHSEYLWALALLLVLQLAFISISWWKRSSIRKLGDPVLVEKLFTGYSRRRFAFRFLLIFLAFFFGVLGLANIQKGSRMEKITRKGVDVVIALDVSKSMLAGDVKPDRLTRAKQLISKLVDKLDNDRVGLVVFAGNAYLQMPLTIDYSAAKMYLSTVSPDMIPTQGTAIGQAIQVSDDAFNKKERKHKSLIIISDGEDHDEAAVSKANAAFDAGVVINTIGIGSTTGSPLPDPETGTYKKDKDGNTVISKLNEEELKRIAAAGKGIYEHLDNNTEEVVNSLIHRIDSMEQKEFGENIFTDYNSYFQYFLVISLILLVAEFFIPEIKRSTRANVVTATEKP encoded by the coding sequence ATGATGTTACGTTTTCAGCATAGCGAATATTTATGGGCCTTAGCACTGCTGCTGGTTTTGCAACTGGCATTCATCAGCATCTCCTGGTGGAAGCGCAGCTCAATCCGCAAACTGGGTGACCCTGTTCTGGTAGAGAAGTTATTTACCGGCTACTCCCGCCGGCGTTTTGCATTCCGCTTCTTGCTCATTTTCCTGGCCTTCTTCTTCGGCGTTTTGGGATTGGCCAACATCCAGAAAGGAAGTCGAATGGAAAAAATTACCCGCAAAGGGGTGGATGTAGTCATTGCGCTGGACGTAAGTAAGAGTATGCTGGCCGGTGATGTAAAACCCGACCGCCTTACCCGCGCCAAACAATTAATTTCCAAACTGGTTGATAAACTGGATAACGACCGCGTCGGCCTGGTTGTATTTGCTGGTAATGCTTACCTCCAAATGCCCCTGACCATCGATTACTCAGCCGCCAAAATGTACCTGAGCACCGTAAGTCCGGATATGATCCCTACCCAGGGTACCGCTATCGGTCAGGCTATTCAGGTAAGTGATGACGCCTTTAATAAAAAGGAACGTAAACACAAATCACTCATCATTATCTCCGATGGGGAAGATCATGACGAAGCCGCTGTTTCTAAAGCAAATGCAGCTTTCGATGCAGGTGTGGTAATCAATACTATTGGCATTGGTTCTACTACCGGATCTCCATTACCCGATCCTGAAACCGGCACGTACAAAAAAGATAAAGATGGCAATACCGTTATCTCCAAACTGAATGAAGAGGAGCTGAAACGCATCGCTGCCGCAGGTAAAGGCATATACGAACACCTGGATAATAATACTGAAGAGGTAGTGAATTCACTGATCCATAGAATAGATAGCATGGAACAGAAAGAGTTCGGAGAGAATATTTTTACAGACTACAACAGCTATTTCCAATATTTTCTCGTTATTAGCTTAATACTGCTGGTAGCTGAGTTTTTTATTCCGGAAATTAAGCGCAGCACCCGCGCTAATGTTGTCACTGCTACAGAAAAACCATGA
- a CDS encoding RNA polymerase sigma factor gives MTEKEYNKCVDLYADNLFRFIVKNLDHTEDAKDVVQNAFEILWKHCIDVPFEKAKSYLFTVAYHNMIDHVRKIKRITLVDEFKEETRISGQKVNDARKVLEKALDKLTDVQRSLILLKDYEGYSYEEIGEIMQLNPSQVKVYLHRARLHLKQYLGKIENVI, from the coding sequence ATGACGGAAAAGGAGTACAACAAATGCGTGGATCTGTACGCGGATAATCTCTTCCGGTTTATAGTAAAGAATCTAGACCATACAGAGGATGCGAAGGACGTGGTACAGAATGCGTTTGAAATATTGTGGAAACATTGTATAGATGTGCCTTTTGAAAAGGCTAAGTCATATCTCTTTACAGTAGCTTACCACAATATGATCGACCATGTCCGTAAGATAAAGCGGATAACCCTGGTAGATGAGTTCAAGGAAGAGACGAGGATCAGCGGGCAGAAAGTGAATGACGCCAGGAAAGTATTGGAGAAAGCACTGGATAAGCTGACGGATGTACAGCGGTCCCTGATCCTATTAAAGGACTATGAGGGATACAGCTACGAAGAGATCGGAGAGATTATGCAGCTAAACCCCTCCCAGGTAAAAGTATACCTGCATAGGGCGAGGTTACATCTGAAGCAGTATCTTGGGAAAATTGAAAATGTAATTTGA